One Lachnospiraceae bacterium C1.1 genomic region harbors:
- a CDS encoding phosphatase PAP2 family protein, translating into MKNFFKRYSHAWIIIAYTLIYIPWFMFLEKNVKNSYHIIHMAVDDIIPFCEYFIVPYLLWFFYIAATVIYFIFTNKSEYKKLCAFLITGMTVFLLVSTFYPNGATLRPTVFPHNNFFTRLVIQLYSRDTPTNIFPSIHVYNSLGCYFAISTSEKLSKNKPVLISSFILTFSIILATMFLKQHSVFDVITAFALSTFMYFAIYVVDYNSIAERTTSSKVSQRSLFRRNQA; encoded by the coding sequence ATGAAAAATTTTTTCAAGCGTTACTCTCATGCATGGATAATCATAGCCTATACTTTGATCTATATTCCATGGTTTATGTTTTTGGAGAAAAATGTAAAAAACTCATATCATATTATTCATATGGCTGTTGATGATATAATTCCTTTTTGTGAGTACTTTATAGTTCCATATTTGTTGTGGTTCTTTTATATTGCAGCAACAGTAATATATTTTATCTTTACAAATAAATCCGAATATAAAAAGCTTTGTGCTTTTCTGATAACGGGAATGACGGTTTTCCTTTTGGTATCAACCTTTTATCCTAACGGTGCAACACTGAGACCGACAGTATTCCCTCACAACAATTTTTTCACGAGACTTGTTATTCAGCTTTACAGTAGAGATACTCCAACGAATATTTTTCCGAGCATTCATGTTTATAATTCACTCGGATGCTACTTTGCAATAAGTACTTCGGAAAAGCTTTCGAAAAATAAACCTGTACTTATCTCGTCATTTATACTTACTTTTTCGATAATACTTGCGACAATGTTCTTAAAGCAGCATTCAGTATTTGATGTTATAACGGCATTTGCACTTTCAACCTTTATGTACTTTGCAATTTATGTTGTTGATTATAACAGCATTGCAGAACGCACAACATCATCCAAAGTTAGTCAGAGAAGTTTATTCAGAAGAAATCAGGCATAA
- a CDS encoding glycosyltransferase produces MKILSFAVPCYNSAAYMRHCIDTLLAGGDEVEILIVDDGSTKDNTAEIADEYERKYPGICRAIHQPNGGHGEAVNTGIRNAQGLYFKVVDSDDWVDHDAYMKVLETLKEMIYGETTLDMMVCNFVYEKQGAKRKKVMTYRFALPVEKMVTWDKIGIFHKGQYLLMHSVIYRTKLLRDSGMVLPSHTFYVDNIFVFEPLPYVKTIYYLNVNFYRYFIGRDDQSVNEKVMIGRVDQQIRVNKLMIDYFTSMNIPGGKLRRYMISYLDIMMCVSSIMLIRADSKEALEKKRDLWKYLKERDFWLYLKIRNGILGSSVNLPGKPGRKISIGGYKLVHWFVGFN; encoded by the coding sequence ATGAAGATTTTATCGTTTGCGGTACCGTGTTATAATTCAGCCGCATATATGAGACATTGCATTGATACATTACTGGCCGGAGGGGACGAGGTCGAGATACTTATAGTAGATGATGGATCTACAAAAGATAATACAGCAGAAATAGCAGATGAATATGAGAGAAAATATCCGGGAATCTGCAGGGCGATCCATCAGCCGAACGGAGGTCATGGAGAGGCTGTAAATACCGGAATAAGAAATGCGCAGGGTTTATATTTCAAGGTTGTGGATTCTGATGACTGGGTAGATCATGATGCTTATATGAAAGTACTTGAAACATTAAAGGAAATGATCTACGGTGAAACGACTCTTGATATGATGGTCTGCAATTTCGTATATGAAAAGCAGGGTGCAAAACGTAAAAAGGTAATGACATATCGTTTTGCTCTTCCTGTAGAGAAGATGGTTACCTGGGATAAGATAGGTATATTCCACAAGGGACAGTATCTTCTTATGCATTCTGTAATTTACAGAACCAAGCTTTTAAGAGATTCGGGAATGGTTCTTCCGTCACATACATTCTATGTTGATAATATTTTTGTTTTTGAACCGCTTCCGTATGTTAAGACAATTTACTACCTGAATGTCAACTTCTACCGTTACTTTATCGGAAGAGATGATCAATCCGTAAATGAGAAAGTAATGATAGGCAGGGTTGATCAGCAGATCAGAGTTAATAAGCTTATGATAGATTATTTCACCTCGATGAATATACCGGGAGGTAAGCTTAGAAGATATATGATCAGTTACCTTGATATTATGATGTGTGTATCATCGATAATGCTTATAAGAGCTGACAGTAAAGAAGCGCTTGAAAAGAAGCGCGACCTTTGGAAATACCTTAAGGAAAGAGATTTCTGGCTCTATTTAAAGATAAGAAACGGAATACTTGGAAGCAGTGTAAATCTTCCGGGTAAGCCCGGACGTAAGATATCGATTGGTGGTTATAAGCTGGTTCACTGGTTTGTTGGTTTTAACTAA
- the glyA gene encoding serine hydroxymethyltransferase, with the protein MYSLDELRSVDPEIAEAIEKEQERQNSHIELIASENWVSKAVMAAMGSPLTNKYAEGYPGHRYYGGCGCVDVVEDLARERAKKLFGCEYVNVQPHSGAQANMAVFFAMMKPGDTFMGMNLDQGGHLSHGSPVNFSGSYFNCVPYGVNDDGFIDYDEVLRIAKECKPKMIVAGASAYARTIDFKKFREIADEVGAYLMVDMAHIAGLVATGYHPSPIGIADVVTTTTHKTLRGPRGGLILSSAEAADKFKFNKCVFPGIQGGPLMHVIAAKAVCFKEDLQPEFKTYAKNIIDNAQALANGLMNRGLSIVSGGTDNHLMLLNLEPQGLTGKEVEALLDEAHITANKNTIPNDPQKPFVTSGIRLGTPAVSTRGFNTDDCDEVARAISLIVLGGKDKVAEAREIVKTLTDKYPLY; encoded by the coding sequence ATGTATTCATTGGACGAACTGCGTTCGGTCGATCCGGAAATCGCTGAGGCAATCGAGAAAGAACAGGAAAGACAGAATAGCCATATAGAACTGATCGCTTCAGAAAACTGGGTAAGCAAGGCTGTTATGGCTGCAATGGGAAGCCCGCTTACAAACAAATATGCAGAAGGATATCCGGGACATAGATATTATGGAGGATGCGGCTGTGTAGATGTTGTGGAAGATCTCGCAAGAGAGAGAGCAAAGAAACTCTTTGGATGTGAATATGTAAATGTTCAGCCTCATTCAGGAGCTCAGGCAAATATGGCAGTTTTCTTTGCTATGATGAAGCCGGGCGATACTTTTATGGGAATGAATCTTGACCAGGGCGGACATCTTTCACATGGTTCACCGGTTAACTTCTCAGGTTCATATTTCAACTGCGTACCTTATGGTGTAAATGATGACGGATTCATTGACTATGATGAAGTTTTAAGGATTGCAAAAGAGTGCAAGCCTAAGATGATCGTAGCAGGAGCTTCGGCTTATGCGCGTACTATTGATTTCAAGAAGTTCAGAGAGATAGCTGATGAAGTTGGTGCATACCTCATGGTAGATATGGCTCACATTGCAGGACTTGTAGCTACAGGATATCATCCTTCACCTATCGGAATTGCAGATGTAGTTACTACTACAACACATAAGACTTTAAGAGGTCCCAGAGGAGGACTTATTCTTTCAAGTGCTGAGGCAGCTGATAAATTTAAGTTTAATAAATGCGTATTCCCCGGAATCCAGGGCGGTCCGCTTATGCATGTTATCGCTGCAAAGGCAGTTTGCTTCAAGGAAGATCTTCAGCCTGAGTTCAAGACTTATGCAAAAAATATCATAGATAATGCACAGGCTCTTGCAAACGGCCTTATGAACCGTGGACTTTCAATAGTTTCCGGTGGAACAGACAATCATCTTATGCTTCTTAACCTTGAGCCTCAGGGACTTACAGGAAAAGAAGTTGAGGCTCTTCTTGATGAGGCTCATATTACAGCCAATAAGAATACCATTCCTAACGATCCTCAGAAACCGTTTGTAACTTCCGGAATCCGTCTCGGAACACCGGCAGTCAGCACCAGAGGCTTCAATACTGATGACTGTGATGAAGTTGCACGTGCAATTTCACTTATCGTTCTTGGCGGTAAGGATAAAGTTGCTGAGGCACGTGAGATTGTTAAGACTCTTACAGACAAATATCCGTTATACTAA
- a CDS encoding MBOAT family O-acyltransferase — MVFSSLIFLFRFLPVFLLVYYLIPFKFKNLALFAGSLVFYGWGEPRYLVLVVLSIIINYVIARLMCSYEQGTLQRKLMFLLAIFYDVGMLFVFKYLGFIMTSINDFTGANISVPTITLPLGISFYTFQIMSYVIDAYRGKCECENNILNLGTYLVMFPQLIAGPIVIYEKVADALKSREITAEHIENGFKTFTLGLGAKVIFANTLGNIWNATDSAGYSNISTGFAWLGAIAYSLQLYFDFSGYSLMAIGLGEMLGFEFPKNFDNPYIARSATEFWRRWHMTLTGWFREYIYIPLGGNRAGAVRTYLNMFVVWAITGFWHGAGWNFIIWGLYYFILLSIERLFLKKFLDKSHVLSRIYTLTVVISGWVIFAAESLGKGIIYLSQMFTWNPGTDALEYIETYWYFLLGAIIFSTPLFRKYYENHKKGVHVMVVLFLIFWLSVILLVDSVYNPFLYFRF, encoded by the coding sequence ATGGTTTTTAGTTCGTTGATCTTTTTATTCAGGTTTTTACCTGTTTTTCTTTTAGTTTATTACCTGATTCCTTTTAAGTTCAAAAATCTGGCGCTTTTTGCCGGGAGTCTGGTTTTTTATGGATGGGGAGAGCCCAGATACCTTGTACTTGTAGTTCTTTCCATAATTATAAATTACGTCATAGCAAGGCTAATGTGTTCATATGAACAGGGTACTCTCCAGCGGAAGCTGATGTTTCTGCTGGCGATTTTTTATGATGTGGGAATGCTTTTCGTATTTAAATATCTTGGCTTTATCATGACGAGCATAAATGATTTTACGGGAGCGAATATATCTGTACCAACGATAACGCTTCCACTGGGAATCAGCTTCTATACTTTCCAGATAATGTCATATGTTATAGATGCTTACAGGGGTAAGTGCGAATGCGAGAATAATATATTGAATCTCGGAACTTATCTGGTAATGTTTCCACAGCTTATAGCAGGACCTATTGTAATATATGAAAAAGTGGCAGATGCACTTAAATCAAGAGAAATAACCGCAGAGCATATAGAGAATGGCTTTAAGACTTTTACATTGGGGCTTGGAGCGAAAGTAATATTTGCAAATACTCTTGGAAATATATGGAATGCTACAGACTCGGCGGGATATTCGAATATATCAACAGGATTTGCCTGGCTCGGAGCGATCGCCTATTCGCTTCAGTTATATTTTGATTTCAGCGGTTATTCATTAATGGCGATCGGACTTGGAGAAATGCTCGGATTTGAATTTCCGAAGAACTTTGACAATCCTTATATAGCCAGATCAGCTACGGAATTCTGGAGAAGATGGCACATGACCCTCACCGGATGGTTCAGGGAATATATTTATATTCCTCTAGGAGGAAACAGGGCAGGTGCAGTAAGAACATACCTCAATATGTTTGTTGTCTGGGCTATAACAGGTTTCTGGCATGGGGCAGGCTGGAATTTCATCATATGGGGTCTTTATTACTTTATCCTTCTTTCGATAGAAAGACTTTTTCTTAAGAAATTCCTGGATAAGTCACATGTTTTATCCAGAATATATACGCTTACAGTTGTAATAAGCGGATGGGTTATTTTTGCAGCAGAATCACTTGGAAAAGGAATAATTTATTTAAGCCAGATGTTTACATGGAATCCGGGAACAGATGCGCTTGAGTATATTGAGACATACTGGTACTTCCTTTTGGGAGCGATCATATTTTCAACGCCATTGTTTAGAAAATATTACGAGAACCACAAAAAAGGAGTACATGTTATGGTCGTACTCTTCCTTATATTCTGGCTTTCGGTAATATTATTGGTTGATTCGGTTTACAATCCATTCCTTT